One uncultured Tolumonas sp. genomic window carries:
- the rbbA gene encoding ribosome-associated ATPase/putative transporter RbbA, with amino-acid sequence MTEKEVAILSDVSLIYGSVKALDQINLSLPAGGMVGLIGPDGVGKSSLLALLAGARKIQQGQIEVLNADIGDRHLRDTLLPRIAYMPQGLGRNLYPTLSVTENVDFFARLFGQHRSERIARIKELLDATGLAPFHDRPAAKLSGGMKQKLGLCCALIHDPDLLILDEPTTGVDPLSRRQFWELIQRIRARHPNMTVLVATAYMEEAENFDWLVAMDAGKVIGTGTAAELKTSTNSQNLEEAFIRLLPIEQQQGHHQLVIPPRETGDQPWAIEAEGLTQRFGEFTAVDNVSFSIGRGEIFGFLGSNGCGKTTTMKMLTGLLPPTEGHARLFGAPVDNKNIATRQQVGYMSQAFSLYGELTVFQNLTLHAQLFHLPEDKISARVTTLLTRFGLEPYLDDPADDLPLGIRQRLSLAVAVVHEPKLLILDEPTSGVDPIARDQFWELLAELSRQQGVTIFISTHFMNEAERCDRISLMHAGQVLASDTPQALKQNKNAETLESAFIAYLEEASAANNSVAIAQPIDQQTPATTPHNSRYRAFSLRRLLAYAYREALELKRDTIRLSFALLGSVLLMFVLGNGISMDVENLRFAVLDRDQSPESRAYIQNMTGSRYFQQQAPLHNEQELEQRMRSGELTVALEIPPQFGHHLRVNRQPEIAAWIDGALPYRGETALGYVQGLHQQYLLDLITETTGTTPQLLPTDLALRYRYNQDFRSIYAMVPAVFSLLLVFIPAILMALGVVREKELGSITNLYVTPVTRLEFLLGKQLPYIVVSMVSYFCLLLQAVWLFDVPVKGSLFTLTLGALLYVTTTTGVGLVISTFTRTQIAALFGTAILTMLPTVQFSGLTTPVGSLTGMAYGIGQCFPATYFLIISRGVFTKALGFYDLIDPLLALAAFIPVLTLLSLALLPKQER; translated from the coding sequence ATGACCGAAAAAGAGGTTGCTATTCTTTCTGACGTCAGCCTGATTTATGGTTCGGTGAAAGCGCTGGATCAGATAAACCTGAGTTTACCCGCTGGCGGCATGGTCGGCTTGATCGGGCCCGATGGTGTGGGTAAATCATCGCTGTTGGCTCTGCTTGCCGGGGCGAGGAAGATCCAGCAAGGGCAGATTGAAGTGCTGAATGCAGATATTGGTGATCGCCACTTACGCGACACACTGCTGCCCCGTATTGCCTATATGCCGCAAGGCTTAGGACGCAACCTCTACCCCACTTTGTCAGTTACCGAAAACGTCGATTTTTTTGCCCGACTCTTTGGGCAACACCGCAGTGAGCGCATTGCGCGGATCAAGGAGTTACTCGACGCTACCGGGCTGGCGCCGTTTCATGATCGTCCGGCGGCAAAACTCTCGGGCGGCATGAAACAAAAACTCGGTTTGTGTTGTGCGCTGATCCACGACCCTGATCTATTGATTTTGGATGAACCCACGACCGGGGTTGATCCGCTATCTCGCCGTCAATTCTGGGAGTTGATCCAACGCATCCGGGCTCGCCATCCCAATATGACCGTATTGGTGGCAACCGCATATATGGAAGAAGCGGAAAATTTTGACTGGCTGGTAGCCATGGATGCTGGCAAAGTCATTGGCACTGGTACCGCCGCTGAATTAAAAACCAGCACGAACAGTCAGAATTTGGAGGAGGCGTTTATCCGCTTGCTGCCAATAGAGCAGCAACAAGGCCACCATCAATTAGTGATCCCACCAAGAGAGACCGGTGACCAGCCATGGGCCATAGAGGCGGAAGGTTTAACCCAGCGCTTTGGCGAATTTACCGCCGTAGATAATGTCAGTTTCTCAATTGGTCGTGGCGAGATTTTTGGTTTCCTCGGTTCCAATGGTTGCGGAAAAACCACCACCATGAAGATGCTGACTGGGCTGCTACCGCCTACCGAAGGTCATGCCCGTCTGTTTGGTGCACCGGTAGATAACAAAAATATCGCCACCCGCCAGCAAGTTGGTTATATGTCACAGGCTTTTTCGCTGTATGGCGAACTGACGGTGTTCCAGAATCTGACATTGCATGCCCAGTTATTTCACCTGCCGGAAGACAAAATCAGCGCACGGGTAACGACATTGCTGACCCGTTTCGGGCTCGAGCCTTATCTGGATGATCCGGCGGATGATTTACCACTGGGCATTCGCCAGCGTCTCTCTTTAGCCGTAGCGGTGGTACATGAGCCCAAATTATTAATATTGGATGAACCCACCTCTGGTGTTGACCCGATAGCCCGCGATCAGTTCTGGGAACTACTGGCGGAGCTATCGCGGCAGCAAGGTGTGACGATTTTTATCTCCACCCATTTCATGAATGAAGCAGAACGTTGCGACCGGATCTCACTGATGCATGCCGGGCAAGTTCTCGCCAGTGATACACCGCAGGCACTAAAACAAAACAAAAATGCAGAGACACTGGAGTCGGCATTTATTGCTTATCTGGAAGAAGCGTCTGCCGCTAACAATTCCGTAGCGATTGCGCAACCCATTGACCAGCAGACCCCAGCTACGACACCACATAACTCTCGCTATCGTGCGTTTAGCCTGCGTCGGTTGCTGGCCTATGCCTATCGGGAAGCGCTGGAATTAAAACGCGATACCATCCGGCTGTCGTTTGCACTCTTAGGTTCGGTATTACTGATGTTTGTGCTGGGTAATGGTATTTCGATGGATGTCGAAAACCTGCGCTTTGCGGTGCTGGATCGCGATCAATCACCCGAATCACGTGCTTATATACAAAACATGACTGGTTCCCGTTATTTCCAGCAGCAAGCCCCGCTTCACAATGAACAAGAACTGGAACAACGTATGCGCAGTGGTGAACTTACTGTGGCGCTGGAGATCCCACCGCAGTTTGGTCATCACTTGCGCGTAAATCGGCAACCGGAAATTGCCGCCTGGATCGATGGCGCTTTACCCTATCGGGGTGAAACAGCGCTCGGTTATGTGCAAGGTCTGCATCAGCAATATCTGCTCGATCTCATCACTGAAACGACCGGAACTACACCGCAGTTACTACCCACCGATCTGGCATTACGCTATCGCTACAATCAGGATTTCCGTAGCATCTATGCCATGGTCCCTGCGGTATTCTCGTTATTACTGGTCTTTATTCCTGCCATTTTGATGGCGCTGGGAGTGGTACGGGAAAAAGAACTCGGTTCGATCACCAATCTGTACGTCACGCCGGTTACCCGTCTTGAGTTTTTACTGGGTAAACAACTCCCCTATATTGTCGTATCGATGGTGAGTTACTTCTGTCTGTTATTACAGGCAGTCTGGCTATTTGATGTGCCGGTAAAAGGTAGCCTGTTTACCTTAACATTGGGTGCGTTGTTATATGTGACGACCACCACTGGCGTTGGGTTAGTCATATCCACCTTCACCCGCACACAGATCGCCGCATTGTTTGGTACGGCAATCTTGACCATGTTACCAACCGTGCAGTTTTCCGGCCTTACCACCCCCGTGGGTTCATTAACCGGTATGGCATATGGCATCGGCCAATGTTTTCCAGCAACCTATTTTTTGATCATCAGCCGCGGTGTATTTACCAAAGCGCTCGGTTTTTACGATCTGATCGACCCGTTACTGGCGCTGGCCGCATTCATTCCTGTGCTGACACTGCTCTCTCTCGCCTTGTTACCCAAGCAGGAAAGGTAG
- a CDS encoding HlyD family efflux transporter periplasmic adaptor subunit — protein MSSPSFFRRSLPWILLCLLGASAASGYWYYHRSEKLPTDLVYGNGRLEATEIDIATKLAGRLDSVTVHEGDDVQRGQLVATLTLEELQAQLRGAQAQAQQARENAKAMCASVASAESQQHLAQLTHNRTAKLMSKNFVSKDQLDQTQSALQVAQAALNVVRNQIQEADAAVAAADANVDALSSTLHDTRLTAPIAGRILYRLAEPGEVLAAGGKVVTLLDLNDVTMSVYLPAADAGKITLGSSAKIMLDALPDPVPAKVVFVSPRAQFTPKEVETRNEREKLMFRIKVKAEPSWLAAHAAQAKPGMPGVVYLQTDANAKWPAVFPVR, from the coding sequence ATGAGTTCCCCTTCATTTTTTCGCCGCAGTCTTCCCTGGATATTATTATGTCTGCTAGGCGCCAGTGCTGCGTCAGGTTACTGGTATTACCACCGTTCAGAAAAATTACCCACAGATCTGGTTTATGGGAATGGTCGGTTAGAAGCGACCGAAATTGATATTGCCACCAAACTAGCCGGACGCTTAGATTCCGTCACCGTACACGAAGGTGATGATGTTCAGCGTGGGCAATTAGTCGCCACATTAACATTGGAAGAGCTGCAAGCTCAGTTACGGGGTGCACAGGCACAAGCGCAGCAGGCTCGGGAAAATGCCAAAGCCATGTGCGCCAGTGTTGCCAGCGCCGAAAGTCAGCAGCATTTAGCCCAACTGACGCACAATCGTACGGCCAAACTGATGAGTAAAAACTTTGTCAGTAAAGATCAACTGGATCAAACCCAGAGTGCATTGCAAGTTGCTCAGGCAGCGTTGAATGTCGTACGAAACCAGATACAAGAAGCCGATGCGGCGGTTGCCGCTGCGGATGCCAATGTCGATGCGCTCAGCAGCACATTGCATGACACCCGTTTAACCGCTCCCATTGCCGGCAGGATCCTCTACCGGCTGGCAGAACCAGGAGAAGTGCTGGCAGCGGGCGGTAAAGTGGTTACATTGCTCGATTTGAATGATGTCACCATGTCGGTTTACCTGCCCGCAGCAGACGCAGGAAAAATCACCTTGGGTTCGTCTGCCAAAATTATGCTCGATGCGCTGCCAGATCCGGTTCCAGCCAAAGTAGTATTTGTATCCCCGCGCGCACAATTTACGCCGAAAGAAGTAGAAACCCGTAACGAGCGTGAAAAGTTGATGTTTCGTATCAAAGTTAAAGCCGAACCTTCCTGGCTGGCAGCACATGCAGCACAGGCCAAACCAGGTATGCCAGGCGTTGTTTATTTACAGACTGATGCCAACGCCAAGTGGCCAGCCGTCTTTCCTGTGAGGTAA
- a CDS encoding HD domain-containing phosphohydrolase, whose product MPTPFTILLVDDEINILRSLHRLLRPEGYRILTAESGAAALSLMSTEPVDLVISDMRMPEMDGAIFLAKVRQEWPDTIRLLLTGHADMTQTVAAINQGEIYRFIAKPWNDQELQLIVRQALEQLYLRRENQRLLKLTAEQNEALKEANNTLEHKVAQRTAELSQLVSFLELTQEELKTSFRTSVQVFSGIIEMRFADWTGHSQRVVTLAERLAKRAGLKAEEVEAVMNAAMLHDIGKVALPDTLLSKAFASHNRQERAEYMEHPALGQMVLLPIQELNLAGVYIRGLHENVDGSGFPDHLKRNEIPIGARILAIVVDYDELQMGLLLPREVTEEHALLYIKENKGLRYDPELVQLFTQSLETEQHRYKEVALSSRQLKTGMILSRDLYSAGHFLLLAKGRKLDPSIIKHICRFEQTDGKPIVVYIRQDIN is encoded by the coding sequence ATGCCGACACCGTTTACCATCCTGCTGGTGGATGATGAAATCAATATATTACGTTCGTTGCACCGCCTATTACGGCCGGAAGGATACCGGATATTAACCGCTGAAAGTGGCGCGGCAGCATTGAGCCTGATGAGCACCGAACCGGTTGATTTGGTTATTTCTGATATGCGTATGCCTGAAATGGATGGCGCAATCTTTTTGGCTAAAGTCCGACAGGAATGGCCGGATACCATACGTTTATTGCTGACCGGACATGCGGATATGACGCAGACGGTGGCCGCGATCAATCAAGGTGAAATATATCGCTTTATTGCTAAGCCATGGAACGATCAGGAGTTACAACTTATCGTCCGGCAAGCCTTAGAACAACTGTATCTACGCCGTGAAAATCAACGCTTATTAAAATTGACCGCCGAGCAAAATGAAGCGTTAAAAGAAGCCAATAATACGCTGGAACATAAGGTTGCCCAACGCACTGCAGAATTGAGCCAATTGGTCTCCTTTCTGGAACTCACACAAGAAGAGCTGAAAACCTCGTTCAGAACTTCTGTACAGGTATTCTCTGGCATCATTGAAATGCGCTTTGCCGACTGGACTGGTCACAGTCAACGAGTTGTGACCTTGGCGGAACGCTTGGCAAAACGTGCCGGATTAAAAGCCGAAGAAGTTGAGGCTGTCATGAATGCTGCTATGTTGCATGACATCGGCAAGGTTGCATTACCGGATACCTTACTCAGTAAAGCCTTTGCCAGCCACAATCGTCAGGAGCGCGCAGAATATATGGAACATCCAGCGCTCGGGCAAATGGTGTTATTACCCATTCAGGAACTAAATCTTGCTGGTGTTTATATCCGAGGCCTGCACGAAAATGTGGATGGTAGTGGTTTTCCCGATCATTTGAAACGCAATGAAATTCCGATCGGCGCCAGAATATTAGCCATAGTCGTTGATTATGATGAATTACAAATGGGGTTGTTATTACCCCGAGAAGTAACAGAAGAACATGCTCTTTTGTACATAAAAGAAAACAAAGGGCTACGCTACGATCCGGAATTGGTTCAGCTGTTTACTCAATCGCTGGAAACGGAACAACATCGCTACAAAGAGGTTGCACTGAGTAGTCGCCAACTAAAAACAGGCATGATTTTGTCCCGGGATTTATACAGCGCCGGGCATTTTCTGTTGTTAGCCAAAGGCCGGAAACTGGATCCATCTATCATCAAACACATTTGCCGTTTTGAACAAACCGACGGTAAACCGATCGTTGTTTATATTCGGCAAGATATAAATTAA
- a CDS encoding ATP-binding protein, which yields MALVWSDEYVTGIAEIDQQHKAIFREMGSLAMSLLQGKNYTDVQRELKQLALVLHEHINYEELMMFQEGCLPEVMWGHSEDHQLFLQHLNVASNELMSHDEIRAFLRYAVFWMRYHILTIDKPVCAQFLAMRKGMSSEEAYSHSAAVVIEAVPLLLGGLHQTYSELYDSQLRVVHQNSHLLEVQQKLKQTNQELEERVTRRTNELTEANRKLQDEYEKLQLLNQKLESAQGQLLQSDKMAAIGQLAAGVAHEINNPVGFVNANLGTLKSYVDSLLLLISTFEQVSDELPAGVQQRLHEVKENIELDYVRQDIIELLAESADGLDRVKQIVQDLKDFARAGESVWQDSDLHRGLDSTLNVVWNELKYKAKVHKEYGEIPLVRCVPAQINQVFMNMMINAAHAIEGMGEITLKTGREGEEVWISITDTGKGMSEAVRKRIFEPFFTTKAVGQGTGLGLSLAYSIIQKHKGHIEVVSTEGIGTTFTIYLPIAGKGEISADGK from the coding sequence ATGGCGTTGGTATGGAGCGATGAATATGTCACTGGTATTGCTGAGATAGACCAACAGCATAAAGCTATTTTCCGTGAAATGGGCTCATTGGCGATGAGCTTATTGCAGGGGAAAAACTATACCGATGTGCAACGTGAGCTTAAACAATTAGCACTCGTTCTTCACGAACATATCAACTACGAAGAACTGATGATGTTTCAGGAAGGTTGTCTGCCAGAGGTAATGTGGGGCCACTCGGAAGATCACCAACTCTTTTTGCAGCACCTGAATGTGGCCAGTAATGAGCTGATGAGCCATGATGAAATCCGGGCCTTCTTACGTTATGCCGTTTTTTGGATGCGTTATCACATCCTGACGATTGATAAACCAGTGTGTGCTCAGTTTCTTGCTATGCGCAAAGGCATGAGTTCGGAAGAAGCTTATAGCCATTCTGCGGCGGTAGTAATCGAAGCGGTTCCTTTGTTATTAGGTGGTTTGCATCAAACTTACTCCGAGCTTTACGACTCACAGCTGCGCGTTGTGCATCAAAATAGCCATCTTTTGGAAGTACAACAAAAACTAAAACAAACCAATCAAGAATTGGAAGAACGTGTCACGCGTCGCACGAATGAACTGACCGAAGCTAACCGTAAATTGCAGGATGAATATGAAAAACTGCAACTACTGAATCAGAAATTAGAAAGTGCCCAAGGGCAATTATTACAATCGGATAAGATGGCCGCTATTGGTCAATTAGCGGCTGGTGTGGCGCATGAAATCAACAATCCAGTGGGTTTTGTTAATGCCAATCTAGGTACGCTAAAAAGCTATGTCGATTCCTTACTGTTGCTGATCAGTACCTTTGAGCAGGTATCCGATGAATTACCGGCTGGCGTACAACAGCGCTTGCATGAAGTAAAAGAGAATATCGAACTGGACTATGTCCGGCAGGATATTATTGAACTGTTAGCTGAATCTGCCGATGGATTGGATCGTGTTAAACAGATCGTACAAGATCTGAAAGATTTTGCCCGTGCTGGCGAATCTGTATGGCAGGATTCGGATTTGCATCGTGGTTTAGACAGTACGCTCAACGTGGTTTGGAACGAGCTGAAATATAAAGCAAAAGTGCATAAAGAATACGGCGAAATTCCATTGGTGCGTTGTGTTCCGGCACAGATCAATCAAGTCTTCATGAATATGATGATCAATGCAGCCCATGCAATTGAGGGCATGGGTGAAATTACGCTAAAAACCGGTCGGGAAGGCGAAGAGGTGTGGATCTCTATTACTGACACTGGCAAAGGTATGTCGGAAGCAGTGCGCAAACGAATATTTGAACCCTTTTTTACCACGAAAGCGGTAGGGCAAGGTACTGGTTTAGGCCTTTCTTTGGCCTACAGTATCATTCAAAAACACAAAGGTCATATCGAAGTCGTTAGCACCGAAGGCATCGGCACAACATTCACTATCTATTTACCTATCGCGGGTAAAGGCGAAATATCTGCAGATGGAAAGTGA
- a CDS encoding response regulator: protein MEKVLLVDDEPLILKALVRLLQRTPCLCEGRLFKLELVTFTEPSKALEYAQNYQVSLVISDYRMPGMDGVELLTAIKTLQPDAVRLIISGYADLNALINAINRAHIYRFVAKPWNDYELVATIGQALRHRQLILENQRLADLERVARGQLSDSELAVRQLEREAPGITKVNWAADGSVMLDDEE, encoded by the coding sequence ATGGAAAAAGTTTTGTTGGTAGATGATGAACCGTTGATCTTGAAAGCATTAGTTCGGCTATTGCAGCGAACGCCTTGTTTATGTGAAGGACGCTTGTTTAAACTGGAACTGGTGACGTTTACTGAACCATCCAAAGCACTGGAATATGCCCAAAACTACCAAGTATCACTGGTTATTTCTGATTACAGAATGCCAGGCATGGATGGCGTTGAACTGTTGACAGCAATTAAAACCCTACAACCGGATGCTGTGCGTCTCATTATTTCCGGTTATGCCGATCTGAATGCATTGATCAACGCCATTAATCGGGCGCATATTTATCGTTTTGTTGCCAAACCCTGGAACGACTATGAATTAGTCGCAACCATCGGGCAGGCGTTACGTCACCGGCAATTGATCCTTGAAAATCAGCGTTTGGCTGATTTAGAACGCGTTGCACGTGGGCAATTATCTGACAGTGAATTGGCAGTAAGGCAGTTAGAACGAGAAGCTCCCGGTATTACGAAAGTGAATTGGGCTGCAGATGGTTCTGTTATGCTGGACGATGAGGAATAA
- a CDS encoding EAL domain-containing protein: protein MAVENPCVVMIIADESQQQWLYALLSHYYRVLTSLPADGDIQHADLYLFDESSLNAHQAWLSAWRKPLQPDSPSVLLLSDNQQALLAAEFEHLVDEVLPAEIEAEQLREHINQWLHLRESVLVWQRASNSRQTLNQPLVHPVSGLNCPLPQAYPEKGGALTKLLPELESTLMTLLFETSSQGMFVCDMEGRLLTVNPAFATIVGYQREELLGAKPDFLIPLRGNDEYFREFRRRVYKQNGWDGELSARRKDGDIFPLWLTLRFQPSQSEMIEGVKEGYYIGIITDLSVSRMLEDSVLQLSRTDSLSELNRVLLEDRLSLAIRQAESQQQVVAVLYINLRRFRMVNDRFGYAIGDWVLMAQLQRLRNLVGNKGLVCRLFANNYVVVMSALDDLAPVQVLAEQIVEQLAQPLFYDNKEIMSQPVVGISDYPAHGQTAVELIHNADSAMDWCRRDGACNVQLFTEDLHSNLQQRLDLEKELKHALLHNEFFLEYQPQLNLQTGGIKSVEALIRWNSPRGVLQPKNFISFAEECDLIIPISNWVIREACKQGAAWVQQGLQLTIAVNLSASHFQNEKLVDQISHAIQDSGFPVRLLELEVTESCIMQEVGNSITTLNALKKLGVSVSVDDFGTGYSSLSYLKLFPLDKLKIDQSFICDLSSSNSDAVIVRAIIALGHAMGLTIIAEGVETQEQHALLRSWHCDEVQGFLFAKPCRPDDLPAAIKQIHVQSQDFSLTRAKENGHVLLLVDDEPSILNALRRTLRSAEYKIVIANGAEEALDALAHYDVGVIITDNRMPGVSGIELLHQVKQRYPQVTRIMLSGYSDFSSLSSAINAGEIFRFLSKPWEDDQLKAAVHEGFMKFDDQNLLNQIPR from the coding sequence ATGGCAGTAGAAAACCCATGCGTGGTGATGATCATCGCAGATGAATCGCAGCAGCAGTGGTTATACGCGTTACTGAGCCATTACTATCGCGTGCTTACTTCCTTACCGGCAGATGGCGATATTCAACATGCCGATCTCTATTTATTTGATGAATCATCACTCAATGCTCATCAAGCTTGGTTAAGTGCTTGGCGAAAACCGCTACAGCCAGATTCCCCCTCTGTTTTATTGTTGAGCGACAATCAGCAGGCGCTGCTGGCCGCTGAATTTGAACACTTGGTAGATGAAGTGTTGCCTGCTGAAATTGAGGCGGAGCAACTAAGAGAGCATATCAATCAATGGCTGCACTTGCGGGAAAGTGTGCTGGTTTGGCAACGAGCGTCGAATAGCCGTCAAACACTGAATCAACCACTGGTTCATCCGGTGTCAGGGCTGAATTGCCCACTACCACAAGCCTATCCAGAGAAGGGGGGGGCACTCACAAAATTATTACCTGAACTGGAATCCACATTAATGACCTTGTTATTTGAAACATCTTCTCAGGGTATGTTTGTCTGCGATATGGAAGGGCGCTTACTTACGGTTAATCCTGCATTTGCGACGATTGTAGGTTATCAACGTGAAGAATTATTGGGTGCGAAACCCGATTTTTTGATCCCATTGCGTGGGAACGATGAATATTTCCGGGAGTTTCGTCGGCGAGTCTATAAGCAAAATGGCTGGGATGGTGAATTATCCGCTCGGCGTAAAGACGGTGACATTTTTCCTTTATGGTTAACCTTGCGTTTCCAGCCTAGTCAGTCAGAAATGATCGAAGGCGTAAAAGAGGGATATTACATCGGCATCATCACCGATTTGAGTGTCAGTCGCATGCTTGAAGACAGTGTCTTACAGTTATCTCGCACCGATTCGTTGTCTGAACTCAATCGGGTGTTGCTGGAAGATCGCTTATCGTTGGCTATTCGTCAGGCTGAAAGTCAGCAGCAAGTTGTGGCCGTGTTGTATATCAATCTGCGCCGTTTTCGCATGGTGAATGACCGTTTTGGTTATGCCATCGGGGATTGGGTGCTCATGGCGCAATTGCAGCGTTTACGTAATCTGGTTGGAAACAAAGGATTAGTTTGTCGTTTGTTTGCAAACAACTATGTGGTTGTTATGTCAGCGCTGGATGATTTAGCGCCGGTCCAGGTATTAGCTGAACAAATCGTAGAACAATTGGCGCAGCCGCTGTTTTATGACAACAAAGAAATTATGAGCCAACCTGTCGTGGGCATTAGCGATTATCCAGCTCACGGGCAAACAGCTGTTGAATTGATCCATAACGCAGACAGCGCCATGGATTGGTGCCGCCGTGACGGTGCCTGTAATGTGCAATTATTCACTGAAGATTTACATTCTAACTTACAGCAGCGCCTTGATTTAGAAAAAGAACTTAAACACGCCTTACTGCACAATGAGTTTTTTCTGGAATATCAGCCGCAGCTCAATCTGCAAACCGGTGGTATTAAAAGTGTCGAAGCCTTGATCCGTTGGAACTCGCCACGAGGTGTCTTACAGCCTAAAAATTTTATTTCCTTTGCAGAAGAGTGTGATTTGATTATTCCTATCAGCAATTGGGTTATACGTGAGGCCTGTAAACAAGGCGCCGCCTGGGTGCAACAAGGGCTGCAACTCACTATTGCTGTAAATCTTTCGGCATCACATTTCCAAAATGAAAAATTGGTTGATCAGATCAGTCATGCCATACAAGACAGCGGTTTTCCGGTTCGGTTATTGGAGTTGGAAGTGACAGAAAGCTGCATTATGCAGGAAGTTGGCAATAGCATTACGACACTTAATGCGCTGAAAAAACTGGGTGTATCAGTGTCGGTCGATGATTTTGGCACCGGTTATTCCAGTTTAAGTTATCTCAAACTATTCCCGCTTGATAAGCTCAAGATCGATCAATCGTTTATCTGCGATTTATCCAGTAGTAACAGCGATGCGGTCATTGTCCGCGCCATTATTGCGCTGGGCCATGCCATGGGTTTAACAATTATTGCGGAAGGTGTGGAAACACAAGAACAGCATGCGTTACTGCGTTCCTGGCACTGCGATGAAGTTCAGGGGTTCTTATTTGCCAAACCCTGTCGGCCTGATGACCTGCCGGCTGCCATAAAACAGATCCATGTCCAGTCACAAGATTTTTCGCTGACCCGTGCCAAAGAGAACGGTCATGTGTTGTTACTGGTGGATGATGAACCCTCGATTTTGAATGCGTTACGCAGAACATTACGCAGTGCGGAATATAAAATTGTCATTGCGAACGGGGCAGAAGAGGCGCTTGATGCGTTGGCTCATTACGATGTGGGTGTCATTATTACTGACAACCGTATGCCTGGCGTCAGCGGTATTGAATTATTGCATCAGGTTAAACAACGTTATCCGCAGGTTACCCGGATCATGCTGAGTGGTTATTCTGATTTCTCATCGCTCTCTTCAGCGATCAATGCGGGCGAAATATTCCGATTCCTCAGCAAACCTTGGGAAGATGATCAGCTCAAAGCCGCCGTGCATGAGGGATTCATGAAATTTGATGATCAGAATTTACTGAATCAGATACCCCGTTAA